The Salminus brasiliensis chromosome 8, fSalBra1.hap2, whole genome shotgun sequence genome has a window encoding:
- the upp2 gene encoding uridine phosphorylase 2 translates to MAPILLNCLGTEHNEYIEQGEYVKNPHLDSMEEDILYHFNLSTKTHNLPAMFGDTKFVCVGGSANRMRAFAQFIHQELELPGNVDDIRDICEETDRYSMYKVGPVLSISHGMGVPSISIMLHELIKLLYHARCRDVVLFRIGTSGGIGLAPGTVVITDKAVDSFFRPQFEQVVLGKVIIRSTELDEEVARELLQCSAELPNFPTVIGNTMCTHDFYEGQGRLDGALCSFSTEEKLEYLRKAHEAGVRNIEMESTVFAAMSRVCNLKAAVICVTLLNRFDGDQISTPHDVLVEYQQRPQCLVAHFIKKRLGLIV, encoded by the exons ATGGCACCCATCCTACTCAACTGCCTTGGAACAGAACACAATGAATATATAGA GCAGGGGGAGTATGTGAAGAACCCTCACCTGGATTCTATGGAAGAGGACATCCTCTACCACTTCAACCTCAGCACCAAAACCCACAACCTGCCCGCCATGTTTGGAGACACCAAG tttgtgtgtgttgggggcagTGCCAACAGGATGAGAGCTTTCGCTCAGTTCATTCACCAGGAGCTGGAGCTGCCTGGCAATGTGGACGACATCAGAGATATCTGTGAGGAAACTGACCGCTACTCCATGTACAAAGTGGGACCTGTGCTGTCCATCAGT CATGGCATGGGTGTGCCCTCCATCTCTATAATGCTGCATGAGCTCATCAAGCTGCTGTACCACGCCCGCTGCCGCGATGTCGTCCTCTTCCGCATTGGAACCTCGGGTGGCATCG GTCTTGCCCCAGGCACGGTGGTGATCACAGATAAAGCAGTGGACTCGTTCTTCCGGCCCCAGTTTGAGCAGGTGGTTCTGGGAAAAGTGATCATCCGGAGCACAGAGCTGGATGAGGAAGTGGCCAGAGAGCTCCTGCAGTGTTCAGCTGAGCTGCCCAACTTCCCCACCGTCATCGGCAACACCATGTGCACTCACGACTTCTACGAAG GGCAGGGCCGATTGGACGGTGCTCTGTGCTCGTTCTCCACTGAGGAAAAGCTGGAGTATCTGAGGAAGGCTCATGAGGCTGGCGTCAGGAATATCGAGATGGAGTCCACAGTATTTGCTGCCATGAGTCGTGTCTGCAATCTCAAAG CTGCAGTGATCTGTGTGACTCTGCTGAATCGGTTTGATGGGGATCAGATCTCTACACCTCATGACGTTCTGGTGGAGTACCAGCAAAGACCCCAGTGTCTGGTGGCACACTTCATCAAAAAACGCCTGGGACTCATCGTCTAA